One window from the genome of Macrobrachium rosenbergii isolate ZJJX-2024 chromosome 2, ASM4041242v1, whole genome shotgun sequence encodes:
- the LOC136849240 gene encoding major centromere autoantigen B-like has protein sequence MRLSNPFSSSSSSSSSSSSSSSSSSSSSSSSSSSSSSSRLKRGEVQEEEEEEEEEEEEEEEKENRSPITLPLEEEEEEGEEEEEEEEEEEEEEEEKEEKEEYEEYEEEEEEVEAAAAEE, from the exons ATGAGGTTGTCTaaccccttttcctcctcctcctcctcctcctcctcctcctcctcctcctcctcctcctcctcctcctcctcctcctcctcctcctcctcctcctcctcctcgaggtTAAAA agaggagaagtacaagaagaagaagaagaagaagaagaagaagaagaagaagaagaagaaaaagaaaaccgttCGCCGATCACTCTCCCTTTA gaagaggaagaagaagaaggagaagaagaagaagaagaagaggaggaggaggaggaggaggaggaggagaaggaggagaaggaagagtatgaggagtatgaggaggaggaggaggaggtggaggcggcggcggcggaggagtaa